In the genome of Candoia aspera isolate rCanAsp1 chromosome 1, rCanAsp1.hap2, whole genome shotgun sequence, one region contains:
- the GCA gene encoding grancalcin isoform X2: MPICILSRVWNCQSNIHEELQFQDGEVDAEELQRCLTQSGISGTYSPFSLETCRIMISMLDRHNTGKMGYNEFKELWAALSAWKHNFMLVDQDRSGTVEFHVLTQVIVAMGYRLSPQTLIAIVKRYSKNGRIFFDDYVACCVKLRALTDFFRRRDSMQQGIVNLVYDDFLQCTMAI; this comes from the exons ATGCCAATATGCATTCTCTCAAGAGTGTGGAACTGCCAAAGCAATATTCATGAAGAACTCCAATTTCAG GATGGTGAAGTGGATGCGGAGGAATTACAGAGATGTCTAACACAGTCTGGAATCAGTGGAACTTATTCTC CATTCAGCTTGGAGACCTGCAGAATTATGATATCAATGTTAGAc AGACACAATACTGGGAAAATGGGATATAATGAATTTAAAGAACTTTGGGCAGCTCTTAGTGCCTGGAAACACAATTTCATGTTGGTTGATCAAGACCGAAGTGGAACTGTGGAATTTCATGTGCTGACTCAAGTTATTGTAGCTATGG GTTATAGGCTAAGCCCACAGACTTTAATTGCTATTGTAAAACGTTACAGCAAGAATGGCAGAATTTTTTTTGATGACTATGTGGCTTGCTGTGTGAAGCTTCGTGCTTTAACAG atttcttcAGGAGAAGAGACAGCATGCAACAGGGCATTGTGAATCTTGTGTATGATGAT
- the GCA gene encoding grancalcin isoform X1 produces MTYPAFGAYGAYHGQMPMQMAVGQPVPRGVQTVAHDGSPGYSVYSGAYAGAAVDPLWAFFSATAGQDGEVDAEELQRCLTQSGISGTYSPFSLETCRIMISMLDRHNTGKMGYNEFKELWAALSAWKHNFMLVDQDRSGTVEFHVLTQVIVAMGYRLSPQTLIAIVKRYSKNGRIFFDDYVACCVKLRALTDFFRRRDSMQQGIVNLVYDDFLQCTMAI; encoded by the exons ATGACGTACCCGGCGTTCGGAGCG TATGGTGCTTACCATGGTCAGATGCCAATGCAAATGGCAGTGGGCCAACCGGTCCCTAGAGGGGTACAAACTGTAGCCCATGATGGATCTCCTGGATATTCTGTTTATTCTGGTGCCTATGCTGGTGCTGCCGTTGATCCCTTGTGGGCATTCTTCAGTGCTACTGCTGGACAG GATGGTGAAGTGGATGCGGAGGAATTACAGAGATGTCTAACACAGTCTGGAATCAGTGGAACTTATTCTC CATTCAGCTTGGAGACCTGCAGAATTATGATATCAATGTTAGAc AGACACAATACTGGGAAAATGGGATATAATGAATTTAAAGAACTTTGGGCAGCTCTTAGTGCCTGGAAACACAATTTCATGTTGGTTGATCAAGACCGAAGTGGAACTGTGGAATTTCATGTGCTGACTCAAGTTATTGTAGCTATGG GTTATAGGCTAAGCCCACAGACTTTAATTGCTATTGTAAAACGTTACAGCAAGAATGGCAGAATTTTTTTTGATGACTATGTGGCTTGCTGTGTGAAGCTTCGTGCTTTAACAG atttcttcAGGAGAAGAGACAGCATGCAACAGGGCATTGTGAATCTTGTGTATGATGAT